Proteins from a single region of Neodiprion virginianus isolate iyNeoVirg1 chromosome 4, iyNeoVirg1.1, whole genome shotgun sequence:
- the LOC124303198 gene encoding serine/threonine-protein kinase 16 isoform X1 — MNSLGLSLILKMGCICAKETFTVNGRKYTVREHLGEGGFSTVSLVEDSLTHKKYAVKKIVCHGPEDQRLALKEIEYHTIIKHPNVIECIDSTHKGTADPVVNATSEVLLILPYYHKGTLANELERRGKSSDYMNPNEILEIFLQICDGVKAFHEAKPEPLAHRDLKTANIVLGEGLTPVIMDLGSVAQARIKVCGAHTAQTLQDVAAERCSMPYRAPELFNVDSYCMIDERTDIWSLGCILYALCYFKSPFDTVYERGDSVALAVMSANISFPESAPYNEDIQQLILSMLKANPMERPYIYSVIEHAHDVLAKLEGRV; from the exons ATGAACAGTCTTGGTTTGagtttgattttaaaaatggGGTGCATTTGCGCCAAGGAAACATTCACTGTTAATGGGAGGAAATACACTGTGCGTGAACATCTTGGAGAAGG AGGATTCAGTACCGTCTCTTTGGTCGAGGATTCTCTTACGCATAAAAAATATGCCGTCAAGAAGATTGTCTGCCACGGACCGGAGGACCAAAGATTGGCCTTGAAAGAAATAGAATACCATACAATTATAAAACACCCAAATGTCATAGAATGCATTGATTCAACACACAAAGGCACTGCTGATCCAGTAGTTAATGCTACTAGTGAAGTGCTGCTCATTTTACCCTATTATCAT AAAGGCACTTTGGCCAACGAATTGGAGCGGCGAGGAAAATCATCCGACTACATGAATCCTAACGAAATTCTTgagatatttttacaaatatgtGACGGAGTCAAGGCGTTCCATGAAGCTAAGCCCGAGCCTTTAGCGCACAGGGATTTGAAAACTGCAAACATTGTTCTTGGCGAAGGGCTTACCCCAGTGATTATGGATTTGG GATCAGTAGCACAAGCCCGGATCAAAGTATGCGGAGCACATACGGCGCAAACATTACAGGACGTTGCCGCTGAAAGGTGCTCGATGCCTTATAGAGCACCAGAATTATTTAATGTAGACAGTTACTGTATGATTGATGAGAGGACGGATATTTGG TCGCTTGGCTGTATTTTGTATGCACTTTGTTATTTCAAATCACCATTTGATACCGTATATGAGCGAGGGGACAGTGTAGCGTTGGCTGTGATGAGCGCTAATATTTCATTCCCTGAAAGTGCCCCATACAATGAG GATATTCAGCAATTAATTCTTTCGATGTTGAAAGCTAATCCAATGGAAAGACCTTACATCTATAGCGTTATTGAACACGCACACGACGTTTTGGCAAAACTAGAGGGCAGGGTCTAA
- the LOC124303198 gene encoding serine/threonine-protein kinase 16 isoform X2: protein MNSLGLSLILKMGCICAKETFTVNGRKYTVREHLGEGGFSTVSLVEDSLTHKKYAVKKIVCHGPEDQRLALKEIEYHTIIKHPNVIECIDSTHKGTADPVVNATSEVLLILPYYHKGTLANELERRGKSSDYMNPNEILEIFLQICDGVKAFHEAKPEPLAHRDLKTANIVLGEGLTPVIMDLGSVAQARIKVCGAHTAQTLQDVAAERCSMPYRAPELFNVDSYCMIDERTDIWDIQQLILSMLKANPMERPYIYSVIEHAHDVLAKLEGRV, encoded by the exons ATGAACAGTCTTGGTTTGagtttgattttaaaaatggGGTGCATTTGCGCCAAGGAAACATTCACTGTTAATGGGAGGAAATACACTGTGCGTGAACATCTTGGAGAAGG AGGATTCAGTACCGTCTCTTTGGTCGAGGATTCTCTTACGCATAAAAAATATGCCGTCAAGAAGATTGTCTGCCACGGACCGGAGGACCAAAGATTGGCCTTGAAAGAAATAGAATACCATACAATTATAAAACACCCAAATGTCATAGAATGCATTGATTCAACACACAAAGGCACTGCTGATCCAGTAGTTAATGCTACTAGTGAAGTGCTGCTCATTTTACCCTATTATCAT AAAGGCACTTTGGCCAACGAATTGGAGCGGCGAGGAAAATCATCCGACTACATGAATCCTAACGAAATTCTTgagatatttttacaaatatgtGACGGAGTCAAGGCGTTCCATGAAGCTAAGCCCGAGCCTTTAGCGCACAGGGATTTGAAAACTGCAAACATTGTTCTTGGCGAAGGGCTTACCCCAGTGATTATGGATTTGG GATCAGTAGCACAAGCCCGGATCAAAGTATGCGGAGCACATACGGCGCAAACATTACAGGACGTTGCCGCTGAAAGGTGCTCGATGCCTTATAGAGCACCAGAATTATTTAATGTAGACAGTTACTGTATGATTGATGAGAGGACGGATATTTGG GATATTCAGCAATTAATTCTTTCGATGTTGAAAGCTAATCCAATGGAAAGACCTTACATCTATAGCGTTATTGAACACGCACACGACGTTTTGGCAAAACTAGAGGGCAGGGTCTAA